The sequence TTTCGTTGGCGAGCTTGGACTCGGCGCGCTTGATGTCGGCGTCGGCCTTGCCGATCTCCTTGTCGAGGCGCGCCCGCTCGGCGGCGACATCGATGACGCCCTTAAGCGGCAGCGCAGCCACCTCGCCGCGCACCAGCAGCTGCACAGCGCCATCAGGTGCGCGGTCGGCAAAGGAGATATCAGACAGGCGTGCCATGCGTTTGATGACGTCGGTCCAGCGCGGCGCGCGCTCCTTCGTTTCAGTCGAGGCACCGGCGAGCACCAGCGCCGTCAGCGTCGCCGGCGCAATGTTCATCTCGGCACGCACCGAACGGATCTGCGTGACGAGGTCGATCACCCAGCCGATCTCGGCTTCGGCCTTGGGATCGGTGAAGTCGGCATGGTCGAAGATCGGCATGACCAGCGCCGGCGAGACCAGCGGATCGGTGGGACCTGCCGCAGCCGCCAGGATCGCCAGCTGCTCCGGCGACGGATCGGCCGGCTTCAGCGGCCATGGCGCCAGCGCGAGCAGGCCGTCGCGCTTGGCCGTAACCTCCCACAGTTCCTCCGTGATGAAGGGCATGAAGGGGTGCAGCAGCTTGAGGATCTCGTCGCGCGCCCAGGCGACCATGGCGCGGGTCTCGTCCTTGGCGGGGCTGTCCGGACCAAGCAGCACCGGCTTGGCGAGCTCGACATACCAGTCGCAATAGACGTTCCAGACGAAGCGGTAGATCGCGCCTGCCGCATCATTGAAGCGATAGGCCTCGATCGCCTCGGTCACCTCGCGCGTGGTGTGCGCGCTCTCATGCGCGATCCAGCGGTTCAGCGTTTCCTTCGCCTTCGCCGGCTCGAAACCGTCGGGCACCGTGCAATGGTTCATCTCGGCAAAGCGCGAGGCGTTCCAAAGCTTGGTCGCGAAGTTGCGGTAGCCCTCGACGCGGCTGGTCGCGAGCTTGATGTCGCGCCCCTGCGCCGCCATCGCGGCCAGCGTGAAGCGCAGCGCGTCGGCCCCATACTCGTCGATCAGGTGGAGCGGATCGATGACGTTGCCCTTCGACTTCGACATTTTGGCGCCCTTCTCGTCGCGGACGAGGGCGTGGATGTAGATGGTCGAGAACGGCACCTCCTTCATGAAGTGCAGGCCCATCATCATCATGCGGGCGACCCAGAAGAAGATGATGTCGAAGCCGGTGACCAGTGCGTTGGTCGGATAGTAGCGCTGCACCTCGGGCGCGTCTTCAGGCCAGCCGAGCGTCGAGAACGGCCACAGCGCCGAGGAGAACCAAGTATCGAGCACATCCTCGTCGCGCGTGATGAAGCCCTCGCGCTTGTTGCGGTCGAGCGCCATCTCGCGGCCCTGCTCGACCGTGATGACTTCCTGCTCGACGTAATAGCCGAGCGCGTGGCTGACGGCCTCCTCCTCGGTCTCGGCGACGAACACCTTGCCGTCGGGGCCGTACCAGGCCGGGATCTGATGGCCCCACCAGAGCTGGCGCGAGATGCACCAGGGCTGGATGTTCTCCATCCACTCGAAATAGGTCTTTTCCCAGTTCTTCGGCACGAATTCCGTATCACCCGAACGCACTGCTGCGATCGCCGGTTTTGCGAGTGTCTTGGCGTCGACGTACCACTGATCGGTCAGATACGGCTCGATCACGCTGCCGGAGCGGTCGCCGTGCGGCACCATGTGGGTGTGCGGCTCGATCCGCTCGACGAAGCCGAAGGATTCCAGCCGCTCGACGATGCGCTTGCGCGCGGCAAAGCGGTCGACCTTATGAAACTCCTCGGCGAATTGCGCAGTGCCTTCCGGCAGGTCGCGCAGGTAGTCCTCGTTGCCGACAAGGTCGAGGCAACCTTCCTTGTCCAGCACGCTGATGCGGCGCAGGCCGTGGCGATTGCCGACCTCGAAATCGTTGAAGTCGTGCGCCGGCGTCACCTTCACCGCGCCCGAGCCCTTCTCCGGATCGGAGTATTCGTCGGCGACGATTTTGATCTTGCGGCCGACCAGCGGCAAGATGACGTTCTTGCCGACCAGCTTCTGATAGCGCTCGTCCTCCGGATGCACGGCAACGCCGGTATCGCCGAGCATGGTCTCCGGGCGCGTCGTCGCGACGACGATGAAGGTCGTGGGATCCTCGGGATTGAAGGTCTTGCCTTCGATCGGATAGCGCAGATACCAGAGGTGGCCCTTCACCTCGGTCTGCTGCACTTCGAGATCGGAGATCGCGGTGAGCAGCTTGGTGTCCCAGTTCACCAGGCGCTTGTCCTTGTAGATCAGGCCGTCGCGATGCAGTTCGACGAACACCTTGATGACGGCCTTGGACAGGCCCTCATCCATGGTGAAGCGCTCGCGCGACCAGTCGCAGGAGGCGCCGAGCCGCTTGAGCTGGTTGATGATGGTGTCGCCGCTCTCGGCCTTCCACTGCCAGACCCGCTCCAGAAACTTCTCGCGGCCCATCTCGCGGCGGCCGGGCTGCTGGCGTTCCATCAGCTGCCGCTCGACCACCATCTGGGTCGCGATGCCGGCATGGTCGGTGCCGGGCTGCCACAGCACGTCGCGGCCGCGCATGCGCTCGAAGCGGCACAGGATGTCCTGGAGTGTATTGTTGAGGGCGTGACCCATATGCAGCGAGCCCGTCACGTTTGGCGGCGGGATCACGATGGTAAAGGGCACGGCGTCTCGGCGGTCGGGGCGGCCGGCCTTGAAGGCAAGGCCGTCCTCCCACACCACGGACATGCGGGCTTCGATATCGGCGGGCTGGTAATTTTTTTCGATCATGGGGCTGCTAGAAAGCCGCGCGCGGGGTTCAAGTCAACGGAAAGCTCAGCGGCGAAAGGGCTCTCCGCCCCCATCCGCAGGCCGAATATGACGCAGGAGCAGGGCTTTATCGGGGCCGCACGGCCACGCTCAGCGGCCGCCGCGCGAGACCCGCTCGATTTCGGCCTTCACGATGCGTTCCACGAGGCCCGGCAGGTTGTCGTCGAGCCAGGACTTCAGCATCGGGCGCAGCATTTCCTTGACCAGATCCTCCAGCGTCCGCGCATTGCTGCTGAGCACGGTATGGGCCAGAGAGTTGAAGGCGGATTCGACCGCCGAGACCGTCGATTGCGCCAGGATCGGCTGCTGCGGCGGCACAGGCGGCGCATCGAAGTCCACCGGCGCATAGGACGGTGACGGCGTCGGGCGCGGCGGCGGCGATTCGGCGAATTCCAGATCGTCGCGCGGCTCGACCTTACGGAAGCTCGGCGGGGGCGGCGTCGGCGCCGGATCCATCGCCATCTCGTCGGTCAGTTCGAGCACGTCGGACTCGGGCTCAGGCTCCGGCGCCCGGACCTCGGGCGCAGGCGTGGCCGCGTCGAGCCCCGCCAGCAGCGCGTCGATGTCGTCCTGGCTGTTCGGTCCGGCATCCGCCGCAGGCGCAGGCGGTGGAGGCGGCGCCGGAGCCGGAGCCGGCTTTGCAGCCGGCGGCGGCGCAGGCTTCTCAGCGGCGGGCTTTGCGGGAGCGACCTTGGTTGGCGGAATGTCGTTCATCGCCTGCGGCTTCGGCGCGGCGGGCGCCGCGGCCTTCTCGGGTTTGGCAGCTTCGGCCGGCGGCGGCTTGGCCTCGTCGTCGGCAATGATGCGCCGGATCGAGGCCAGAATCTCCTCCATCGAGGGTTCTGTGACCTTTGCAGGCTGCGTCATCTCCGACTCCACATCATCAACGCCCTCGCATGCGTTGTTTTACACCAAGCACGACAGGATTGGCCGGTTCCGCAACGGACGCTCCGACATTTTCGTCGCGAGAGCCCGACTTGTCCCCAGTTCACGGTTCAACGTGCGGTGTGCGCCCCTGCCCTCGGCAATCAAGCCTTACGCACACGACATCGGTGCGGCGCGAATCGACCCGCATCGTCTTGGCAAGGCTATGTCAGGGATTTTGATGATTGCAAGCAAAGCGCCGGTCGGCCTAACTGTTTGCGAGGCCAACCGGACACTTACGGGACTTCAGCGTCCGTCAGGCGTGCGCACGCCGGCCCAGCTGTCGCGGACCTGCTGGTAGTGCACGCTGGGATCGTACACCGTGGTGTTGAGACCGAGCACCTGAGGTGCGAGACGGCCGACCGCGTTGAGCACCGAATAGGACGCGACGACGCGGTCATGCTGGGCCGTGACGAGAGCAACGCGCGCGTTCACCAGCGCCTGTTGCGCATTGAGCACGTCGAGCGTGGTGCGCTGGCCGGCCTTGGCTTCCTCGCGCACGCCGTTCAGCGCGATCTCGGAGGCCGTCACCTGCGCCTGCGCGGACTTCACCTGCGCCTTGCCGGCTTCCAACTGGCCCCAGGCCTGCACGACGTTGGCGCGGGTCTGGTCACGCGTGGTTTCGAGATTCAGGCGCTGCTGCGCCAAATTCTCTTTCGATTGGCGGATCAGCGAATATTCTCCGCCACCCTGATAGATCGGCACCGAGGCTGTCGCGATGGCGGAGGCGGTCGTCGTCCGGAAGACCGTCAGGGTCTGTTCGGTCGACTGGCTCACGGCAGCCTGAACGGTCAGCGTAGGCAGCAGCGCGCCTTCGTTGATCTTGACCTGGAGATAGTTGACGTCGATGCCGAACATCGCAGCCGTGACGTTGGGGTTCTCCACCAGGCTGAGATTGACCGCGGAGGCGAGCGTCCGGGGTAGAAAGCGATCGACTGGCGAGCCTGGCGCAAGGACCGCGGGCTCATTGCCGATGATCCGGCGGAAGTTCGCGCGTGTCGTCGTGAGATTCGATTCGGCGGTCAGGGCTTGCGTCCTGCCGGCAGCCAGCTGCGCTTCGGATTGTGCCACATCCGTGCGCGTGACCTCGCCGACATTGAAACGGTCGCGCGTTTGCTTCAGCGTCTGCTCAAGCACGCGCACGTTGCTGCGCTGGACCTCGAGGGTGGCGGAGTCACGAAGATAGTCCATGTAGGCTGTCGCAGCCTGGAGCAGCACCGTCTGCTCGAGCACACGCAACGCCTCGCGCGACCCCGAGACCTGGCTCTCCGCCGCGCGCGTCCTGTTGGCGGTCTGATTGCCGTTGTAGAGCGTCTGGTTGACGGTCAGACTGGCGCTGTTGGGTTGAAGGGGCCCGGAGGTAAAGGGCGAGGCGCTATAGATCGACGGGCCCTTCTGCGTTTGTTGGATATCCTGATATTGATACCCGCTGCTGAGGCTCAAATTGACCTTGGGGCGGTAGCCCGACAAAGCCTGCGGCACGTTCTCGTCGGTCGAGCGCACCTGGGCACGCTGTGCGTTGAGCTGCGGGTTGTTCTGATAGGCGCGCACCAAGGCGGCCTCGATCGTGTCCGCCAAGGCAGGCGCCGGCCCGGCAAGTGCCAGCAACACGACCGAAACCGCAGCTCCGGTGAAGAGCTTCACCCCATGCATCCCTGAAATTCCGTTCATCCTAACGCCCATCTCGTGCCCGCGAGCTGGGTTACCGTCTACCGAGTGGAGTCGTTGCCCCGCCGCAACATAGGACGCGGATTGGCGCAACGGAACCACCTCAAGGCAGTTCCCAGTGGAAACTCTTCACGTGCAGCATCCCGGCCACACTAATGATTCAGAACGGGATTTTAACAGGGTTTGAGCCGTCAGAAAACGAAACTGGGGGCGCGCTCCAGCCCGGGAAGCACCGGAGCGGCGGCATCGAACAGCGACCGATGGCCGAATTCTCCGTGGGTACGGGTCACAATGATGGCCCGCGGCGGCCTGGACTGGGCCGACACACCCACCAGACGCCCGCCCTCCCTGAGCTGCCCGAGCAGCCCGTCCGGCGTCACCTCGGTGGCGCCATTGAGGATGATCACGTCATAGGGAGCGGCAGACGCATCACCCTCGGCGCAGGATGCGGCCTTGCAGGTGACGTTGGCGACGCCAGCCAGCGTGTCCTTGGCCTTCGCGGCCAGGGCCGAATCGCATTCCGTTGCGGTAACCTGGCGCGCGAGCCTGGCGGCGAGCGCCGCGAGATAGCCGGTGGCGCAGCCGACGACCAGAACGTTGTCGTCCTCGCTGATCTCTGCGGCCTGGAGCAGCTTGCCGGTCAGCTGAGGCTTGATCAGGAAGCGCTTGGTGCCGCCCTCGCTCACGTCGAGATCGAGGTCGAGATAGGCCAAGGCCTGCCTGCTGGCCGGCACGAACGCCTCGCGCGGAACCGTGAGCATGGCGTCAAGGACGCGGCGATCAGTGACGTCACTGGTGCGCACCTGGCCATCGACCATTTTGAGGCGCGCGGTCGAGAAACCGGACATTTGCGGACCCTGCAATGCGGACGATGCCGCCGACGAAAGTTGGCGGCATCTTTGGAACAGGCTCCGCCAAAACGCAACAGTCCGTGCACCCGGGCAAGCCCAGGCTGTGCAGGTCACGGCACAAGCGGCGCTGGGCTATTCGATCGTGACCGCGAGCCGACCGATCAGCGCGGCGACCTCGTCGAGCCGAGCCGAATCGGGCGTCTCGACCGCACGCGCCAGACGGGCGAGGCATTCATCATCGCTGAGCTCGGGAACGTCAGCCGGCATCATCGAGGGAGCCATGTGGGCACGGTCGATCTGGATGTCGGGCATGGGAATCAGCTCCGTAAGAGTCCGGCCCTCGAAACCTCGATTTGAATTAAGTCGATTTGGCGCCACCGCCGCGGCGCGACGGCGAGCGTCCACACAAGCGCTTGAACGCGATTCCGCGCCTGATTGAGATGATCGGAGTTAAGATGGTGCTGAAGCGATATCGCGCATCATGTCAGGATGCGACAGCAAGTTATTGCGAATACAACGAAATTTGGCTCCCCGGGCTGGATTCGAACCAGCGACCATCCGATTAACAGTCGGATGCTCTACCGCTGAGCTACCGAGGAAAAGGGCGAACCAGTCGTTCGCGCGGGGTGCGTATAACAAAGCCGCTTGCGCTTGCAAAGGACGAATTCGACATCATCGGCAACGCGGGTAAGGAAGGGCCGGGACGCGGCCCCCCTTTCGGAGCAAGTCAGGTGCGCTTACTCGGCGACGAACGAGGTGGTCTTGGTGCCGGGGTCGTCGCGCAGCCGCAGCGCAGTGAACTTGCAGAGGTTGACGTTTTTTCCTGAGCACGGCCTTCATATGAAATCCCCGATCGAAACCGGCTTTCAGCGCCTACGTCGGTCGGCGCAGGCGCCGCAGCAACAAATGGCATTGCTCGAAAGATTCGTCCGGAGTGCGATCGAAACGTTCACCACGCGATCGATCTACACTCCGGAACGTGGCGCGACGCGCAGGGGCAGTTCATATCGATTCGAATTCTCCGCAGCATAACGCCGGCCGAAGCTGATATCCTATCGATCTTCGAGTCATTCAGTGCGATCGTTTGACAGAGATATGACGTTCCAGCGACGCATCTGCTTTCGGGATCCGCGGTACCGTCACCGGCCTTCCACAACATATCCGCAGCATATCCACAGGCTGATCACGGCGGATTCGCCAATGCCCGCGAGCTACTTGCTGCGCACAAATCAACAGGCTGCAGTCAGCCGCCGGCCTGGTTGAACACGGAGCGGCAAGCCTCGCTCAGGCTGGCGCGGTTGCGCCGCAGGCAGGCGGTGATGGCGCGAACATTGGGGATTTCACCGGCGCAGAGACGGTAGACGTCGGGGGTGCAGGCCCGGCGCTGCTCGGGTGTGCCCTGCGCCTGGGCGGCGGAGGCAAACAGCGTGAGAAACAATCCGACCGTCGAGGCGCGACGCGCCCGGCTCCTCACACCCGCAAACCGCAAGAACCGCGCCTTCATGACCAGTCTCCCGTTCTGCCCTGCCCGACCGGCCTGTATTGGCCGGTGTGTGTGAAGGGGTAGGAGAAATAATCCGCTGAGGATGTGATCTCATTCACACTGGCGATGCGCCCGGGCTGCCTAAAATTTCCGTGGGGATTTTCAGGAATCGCTAACCAATCGGGCCGCGATCGTCGGATCGGTAAAATTCGAACGATCGGCTCAATTAGGAAACAAACCGGCTTTGCGACATTCGCCTTCCGAATTGCCGGAGGGTGCGATGAGCGAAGCCGAATTCAACTTGATGCTGGATGCCGTCCGGGACGCCATGGTCCATCAGGATTTCGCGCCCGCGCCGGAGGCGGAATTCGTGCCCCGCTCGTGGAGCTTCAAGGCGGCGCCCAAGCAAACTCTGAGGGCCGCGAATGACAACGAGGGCGCCTGGCCCCTGCTGCCGTTTCCGGACGACTGGTACGCGGCCTGCTGAGGTCCCTTTCCACCATGAGCCGATGCGCCCGCGATCTGCGGGCGTTTTGCTGTCGACCAGGCCCCGAGCCCGACGCGGTCGCGATCAGGTCTTGACGCGCTCCTCGCCGTCCAGCGGCGCCCGATCCGGCGCGGCCGGCGGAAAAATGCTGTCATAGATCGCGCGCGTCTTGCGGATCAGGCGGGCCCGCTCCAGCTCGGATTTCGAGACAAGTCGGACGATGTGGCCCACGGGTGCTCCAGCGCTCGTTGATGGGGAATGCACTTCGCAGTGCGAAGTGTATGCCATCAAGCCTGAAATGCTGGTTTCGGCCGAACCCCGGGCAAATCCGATGGCGGCGTCCCGCCTCACCCCGGCGGGGGCTGGCGCGCAGTATCGGCGAAGCCCCCGCGACGACACAAATTTTGCTGGAAGATCAGAAGCTTGCGATGGAGGCCACGTCCGGAATTGAACCGGAGTACACGGTTTTGCAGACCGTTGCGTAACCACTCCGCCACGTGGCCCCGTCAGGGCGGAGCAATATAGGGGATCAATGGCTTAGGCAACCCCGAGCGGGCGCCAAGGTTTTCACTCCGCCCCTGTCAGCAGGATCGCGCGGTTGCACGTCGTCTTGGTCAGCTCGACGTCGTGTCCACTATCCGTCCGCCCGGCACGGGGCAATCAATCGTACAGATGAGTGGGCCGGTCAGGCTGATTTGCGACGCCTGAAGTCGCGCCGGCGGCCTTTCGGGGCAGGTTTGGGTGCCAGTTCCGGCATCTCGGCCTGGACCTCGCGGTAGCGCGTCAACAGCCGTTCAAAACTCGCGTGCAGCGTGTCGGCGATGTCAGGACGCCGCTCGAGGCCGGCCAGGATCGTCGCCGCCGCCTCGATGGTGGAGAGCCCGTCCTTCCGCGGCTCTTTGCGCAGGCGTCCATACCGCGACGGATGCGCCGGGTTGAGGATCACGCGCTGGCACTTGAGCATCCACGGATTGCGCCACCACAGCGCCTTGGCTTGGCTCCAGGTGCCGTCGAGCAGCACGACGCCTTCGAGCTTGCCGAGGATGGCGCGCTGGTTCTCAGCGACCTCGCCCTTGCGGCTGAGCGCCACGATCTCACCTTCCGCGTCGAGATCGGCGGCGCGTGCCGAGCCGAGATAGAGCACAGCCCAGTGCGATGCATTCTCGACCGGCCGGCCCAGCGCCTTGGACAGGCTCGGCCAGGACAGACCGACCCGCACGGTGGCATCTTCAAAGTGCTTGGCCAGCAGCCGCGCGGTGCCGAGCGCCCTGTCCTGCTCCTGCGGATGCTGGAGGATCAGGAGCGAGAGCCGGTTCTTGATTTGCGTGACGCTATCGCAGATGCACAGCGGCATCGGCTTCTGGCAATGCGGGCATTCGGGGATCGGATCGGCCGGCGCTGCGGCTGTAGGGTTCGACATGGTCGCCGCTATACGCTCGAAGTGGGGCTTCAACAACCTATTCCGCCGGCGCAGGCAGCTGACGCGGCTCGGAGCGCCGCCGCAGGCGGTCGATCAGCAGGTAGATCACAGGGGTCGTGTACAGCGTCAGGATCTGCGAGACGAACAGGCCGCCGATGATGGTGATGCCGAGCGGACGCCGCAGCTCGGTGCCCGGGCCGGTCGCCACCACCAGCGGGATGCCGGCGAACAGCGCCGCCATCGTCGTCATCAGGATCGGGCGGAAACGCGCCTGGCAGGCCTCGAAGATCGCCTCTGCCGAGGACAAGCCGCGCTGGCGCTCGGCGTCGAGCGCGAAGTCCACCATCATGATGCCGTTCTTCTTGACGATCCCAATCAACAGGATGATGCCGACGAAGGCGATCACCGTCAGCGGCGTGTTGGTGACCTGCAAGGCGAGCAGCGCACCTAACCCGGCCGACGGCAGCGTCGAGATGATTGTCAACGGATGGGCGAGGCTCTCATAGAGCACGCCGAGCACGATATACATCGCCACAAGCGCACCGAGGATCAGCAGCGGCTGCCGGCCGCTGGTCCTGGCGAAATCGCCGGCATTGCCGTCAAAGCTGCCGCGGATGCCTTCCGGCATATGCAGCTCCTCGACGGCGCGCTGGATGTTCTGCGTGGCGGTCTGGAGCGGCACGTCCGGCAAGAGGTTGAACGACACCGTGGTCGAGGGGAACGACTGGGAGTGATAGACCGCGAGCGCGGCGAGCCCGCGCGTCGCCTGCACAACGGCCGACAGCGGCACCTGCGCGTCGCCCGCACCGGCAACATAGATGCGATCGAGGTTGGAGGGATCGACCTGGAATTTCGGGTCGATCTCCAGCACGATCATATACTGGTTGCGCTGGGTGTAGATGATCGAGATCTGCCGCTGCGAGAACGCGTTGTTCAGCGCATTGTTGATGTCCTGGACCCGCACGCCGAGCGTCGCGGCCTTTTGCCGGTCAATGTTCAGCGTGAGCTGGAGGCCGCCGGGATCGCGGTCGCTGGAGACGTCGGTGATACCCTCGACGCTCTCCATGCGCTTGGCCACGATCGGCGCCCATTTTTGCAACAGGCCGAGATCGGTGCTGGAAAGCGTGTACTGGTAGTCGGAATCGCTCTGGCGCCCGCCGGCACGCACGTCCTGGGCGGCGAACATGAAGAGGCGGATGCCGGGCACGGGATACAATGCGCGCCTGAGGCGGTCGATCACCACCTGCGTCGAGACGTGATCGCGCTCCTCCGGCGGCTTCAGGCTGATGAACATGGTGCCGCGGTTCGACGTCGCCGGCCCCGGCCCGCCTCCGCTGCCGACGGTCGAGCCGATGCCGGCCACCGCCGGATCCTGCATCACGATGTCGGCGAGCCGCTGCTGCAGGCCGAGCATCGACTGGAACGAGATGTCGGCCGAGGCACGCGTCGCGCCGATGACGAATCCGGAATCGTCGGTCGGGAAATAGCCCTTGGGAATCTTGATGTAGAGCGTCACCGTCAGCGCAATGGTGGCGAAGAAGATCAGCAGCGTCAGCAGCGGAAATTCCAGCGCGGTCCGCAACGTTCTCGCGTAGAACGCGACGATGCGCGACAGCGAGCCTTCGACGATCCGGTCGAACAGGGTCGCGGTGCCGGAGGTGGTCTGCCGGATGTAATGGGCGCAGATCATCGGCGTCACCGTCAGCGACACCAGCGTCGAGACCAGGATCGCGAAGGTCAGCGTCAGCGAGAATTCGCGCAGGAGGCGGCCGACGAT comes from Bradyrhizobium diazoefficiens and encodes:
- a CDS encoding PopZ family protein, which produces MTQPAKVTEPSMEEILASIRRIIADDEAKPPPAEAAKPEKAAAPAAPKPQAMNDIPPTKVAPAKPAAEKPAPPPAAKPAPAPAPPPPPAPAADAGPNSQDDIDALLAGLDAATPAPEVRAPEPEPESDVLELTDEMAMDPAPTPPPPSFRKVEPRDDLEFAESPPPRPTPSPSYAPVDFDAPPVPPQQPILAQSTVSAVESAFNSLAHTVLSSNARTLEDLVKEMLRPMLKSWLDDNLPGLVERIVKAEIERVSRGGR
- a CDS encoding TolC family outer membrane protein translates to MHGVKLFTGAAVSVVLLALAGPAPALADTIEAALVRAYQNNPQLNAQRAQVRSTDENVPQALSGYRPKVNLSLSSGYQYQDIQQTQKGPSIYSASPFTSGPLQPNSASLTVNQTLYNGNQTANRTRAAESQVSGSREALRVLEQTVLLQAATAYMDYLRDSATLEVQRSNVRVLEQTLKQTRDRFNVGEVTRTDVAQSEAQLAAGRTQALTAESNLTTTRANFRRIIGNEPAVLAPGSPVDRFLPRTLASAVNLSLVENPNVTAAMFGIDVNYLQVKINEGALLPTLTVQAAVSQSTEQTLTVFRTTTASAIATASVPIYQGGGEYSLIRQSKENLAQQRLNLETTRDQTRANVVQAWGQLEAGKAQVKSAQAQVTASEIALNGVREEAKAGQRTTLDVLNAQQALVNARVALVTAQHDRVVASYSVLNAVGRLAPQVLGLNTTVYDPSVHYQQVRDSWAGVRTPDGR
- a CDS encoding valine--tRNA ligase, producing the protein MIEKNYQPADIEARMSVVWEDGLAFKAGRPDRRDAVPFTIVIPPPNVTGSLHMGHALNNTLQDILCRFERMRGRDVLWQPGTDHAGIATQMVVERQLMERQQPGRREMGREKFLERVWQWKAESGDTIINQLKRLGASCDWSRERFTMDEGLSKAVIKVFVELHRDGLIYKDKRLVNWDTKLLTAISDLEVQQTEVKGHLWYLRYPIEGKTFNPEDPTTFIVVATTRPETMLGDTGVAVHPEDERYQKLVGKNVILPLVGRKIKIVADEYSDPEKGSGAVKVTPAHDFNDFEVGNRHGLRRISVLDKEGCLDLVGNEDYLRDLPEGTAQFAEEFHKVDRFAARKRIVERLESFGFVERIEPHTHMVPHGDRSGSVIEPYLTDQWYVDAKTLAKPAIAAVRSGDTEFVPKNWEKTYFEWMENIQPWCISRQLWWGHQIPAWYGPDGKVFVAETEEEAVSHALGYYVEQEVITVEQGREMALDRNKREGFITRDEDVLDTWFSSALWPFSTLGWPEDAPEVQRYYPTNALVTGFDIIFFWVARMMMMGLHFMKEVPFSTIYIHALVRDEKGAKMSKSKGNVIDPLHLIDEYGADALRFTLAAMAAQGRDIKLATSRVEGYRNFATKLWNASRFAEMNHCTVPDGFEPAKAKETLNRWIAHESAHTTREVTEAIEAYRFNDAAGAIYRFVWNVYCDWYVELAKPVLLGPDSPAKDETRAMVAWARDEILKLLHPFMPFITEELWEVTAKRDGLLALAPWPLKPADPSPEQLAILAAAAGPTDPLVSPALVMPIFDHADFTDPKAEAEIGWVIDLVTQIRSVRAEMNIAPATLTALVLAGASTETKERAPRWTDVIKRMARLSDISFADRAPDGAVQLLVRGEVAALPLKGVIDVAAERARLDKEIGKADADIKRAESKLANEKFVANAAEEVVEEEREKREAALARKAKLLEALERLKQAT
- a CDS encoding tRNA-uridine aminocarboxypropyltransferase; this translates as MSNPTAAAPADPIPECPHCQKPMPLCICDSVTQIKNRLSLLILQHPQEQDRALGTARLLAKHFEDATVRVGLSWPSLSKALGRPVENASHWAVLYLGSARAADLDAEGEIVALSRKGEVAENQRAILGKLEGVVLLDGTWSQAKALWWRNPWMLKCQRVILNPAHPSRYGRLRKEPRKDGLSTIEAAATILAGLERRPDIADTLHASFERLLTRYREVQAEMPELAPKPAPKGRRRDFRRRKSA
- a CDS encoding protein-L-isoaspartate O-methyltransferase family protein; translated protein: MSGFSTARLKMVDGQVRTSDVTDRRVLDAMLTVPREAFVPASRQALAYLDLDLDVSEGGTKRFLIKPQLTGKLLQAAEISEDDNVLVVGCATGYLAALAARLARQVTATECDSALAAKAKDTLAGVANVTCKAASCAEGDASAAPYDVIILNGATEVTPDGLLGQLREGGRLVGVSAQSRPPRAIIVTRTHGEFGHRSLFDAAAPVLPGLERAPSFVF
- a CDS encoding efflux RND transporter permease subunit, translated to MASISEPFIRRPVATTLLSIGLFLLGVVAYEFLPVASVPNVDFPAIFVSAGRPGADPSVMAATVASPLERRLGEIAGINQITSTSSLGVTSIQLQFDIGRNIDKAARDVQAAINAALVDLPSDLPALPRFRKANTAGAPVFVLALTSKTISPSAIYDVADSVLAQRISQVPGVGNVTISGADQPAVRIQLNPVALSNAGIATDDVRTAIISANPLGPVGIFNGERQSETLSLNRQMRTAKEFRDIVIKSAKGNFVRLSDVADIEDSVRNARSIAWFNKQPAVLIQITKQGDANVIDTVDRVKRLIPELKQWIPAGVEVLTLVDRTSTIRASVLDMQWTLLATAVLVMVVVFVFLRRITPTIAAGISVPLALAGTCAGMWVAGFSIDNLSLMALAISVGFVVDDAIVMIENMYRNLEHGMRPFQAALEGARQIGFTVVSISLSLIAAFTPLIFMDGIVGRLLREFSLTLTFAILVSTLVSLTVTPMICAHYIRQTTSGTATLFDRIVEGSLSRIVAFYARTLRTALEFPLLTLLIFFATIALTVTLYIKIPKGYFPTDDSGFVIGATRASADISFQSMLGLQQRLADIVMQDPAVAGIGSTVGSGGGPGPATSNRGTMFISLKPPEERDHVSTQVVIDRLRRALYPVPGIRLFMFAAQDVRAGGRQSDSDYQYTLSSTDLGLLQKWAPIVAKRMESVEGITDVSSDRDPGGLQLTLNIDRQKAATLGVRVQDINNALNNAFSQRQISIIYTQRNQYMIVLEIDPKFQVDPSNLDRIYVAGAGDAQVPLSAVVQATRGLAALAVYHSQSFPSTTVSFNLLPDVPLQTATQNIQRAVEELHMPEGIRGSFDGNAGDFARTSGRQPLLILGALVAMYIVLGVLYESLAHPLTIISTLPSAGLGALLALQVTNTPLTVIAFVGIILLIGIVKKNGIMMVDFALDAERQRGLSSAEAIFEACQARFRPILMTTMAALFAGIPLVVATGPGTELRRPLGITIIGGLFVSQILTLYTTPVIYLLIDRLRRRSEPRQLPAPAE